The Lactuca sativa cultivar Salinas chromosome 2, Lsat_Salinas_v11, whole genome shotgun sequence genome includes a window with the following:
- the LOC111903914 gene encoding pentatricopeptide repeat-containing protein At1g20230, whose product MSRQALRVFDTHHPTTILNSLHTTTTSLSQTRQAHAQLLRTGLFLDTHFTTKLLSLYANHLRFSDANLLINSIENPDVFSFSTLIHTYSKLGRFSDTIMLFSRMLSHGVLPDTRVIPSVVKACSGSNNLTGGKQVHGFCITSGLCQDPFVQSSLIHFYVRCSQLKYAHKLFDVMTQPDVVSCSALVSGYARQGYVNEAKIVFGKMEELGIEPNPVSWNGMVAGFNQSGHYLEAVIMFQKMHSFGFKPDGTTISSVLPAVSDLEYSLVGVQIHGYAIKHGFESDNCIVSALIDMYGKCHSTMEMSQVFDEMPERDVGACNALISGFARNGLTDEALKAFNKLHDQELELNVVSWTSIISCCSQHGKDIEALNLFRQMQDSGVKPNYVTIPCLLPACGNIAALSHGKSAHGFSLKTGISNNVYVGTALIDMYANCGRIKLARVFFDRMSVRNIACWNAIMGGYAMHGNATQVLEIFKLMEKSDQKPDSITFTSLLSACSHSGFTSQGLHYFDRMTKDYEIKPRIEHYACLVTLLGRAGKIQDAYSIITKMPFEPDGCVWGALLSSCRVHHDMEIGKLAAEKLFELEPNNPGNYVLLSNIYACKGLWKEVDKVRDLMKSKGMRKNPGCSWIEIKNKVHMLLAGDQSHPQMIQILEKMENLGMEMKKLGCFPVTSFVLQDVEDQEKEHILCGHSEKLAVVLGILNTSRGSSLQVIKNLRICGDCHVFIKFISRFEEREIFVRDTNRFHHFKDGLCSCGDYW is encoded by the coding sequence ATGTCAAGGCAAGCTCTTCGAGTCTTCGATACTCATCACCCCACCACCATTCTCAACTCCCTTCATACAACTACAACTTCTCTTTCACAAACACGCCAAGCTCATGCCCAGCTCCTCCGAACTGGTCTTTTTCTCGACACCCATTTCACCACAAAGCTCCTCTCTCTCTACGCCAATCATCTCCGCTTCTCAGACGCCAACCTCCTCATTAACTCCATCGAAAACCCAGATGTCTTCTCATTCTCCACCCTCATTCACACTTACTCCAAGCTCGGTCGTTTCAGTGATACCATTATGTTATTCTCTCGCATGCTATCTCATGGGGTATTGCCTGATACCCGTGTCATTCCTTCTGTCGTTAAAGCTTGTAGCGGGTCAAACAATTTGACAGGTGGGAAACAGGTTCATGGGTTTTGTATAACTTCTGGGCTTTGTCAAGATCCGTTTGTTCAGTCTTCTCTGATTCATTTCTACGTAAGATGTTCTCAACTGAAATATGCACACAAACTGTTTGACGTAATGACTCAACCTGATGTTGTCTCGTGTAGTGCTTTGGTTTCCGGTTATGCTCGACAAGGATACGTGAATGAAGCCAAGATCGTGTTTGGTAAGATGGAGGAGCTAGGAATTGAGCCGAATCCAGTTTCATGGAATGGAATGGTGGCAGGGTTTAATCAGAGTGGACATTATTTAGAAGCGGTGATTATGTTTCAGAAGATGCACTCGTTTGGTTTCAAACCAGATGGAACAACCATATCTAGTGTTCTTCCTGCTGTTAGCGACCTGGAATACTCTTTAGTAGGAGTTCAAATCCACGGGTATGCAATCAAACACGGTTTTGAATCCGATAACTGCATTGTCAGTGCTTTGATCGACATGTATGGGAAATGTCACTCCACCATGGAGATGTCAcaggtgttcgatgaaatgcctgagAGAGATGTTGGTGCTTGTAACGCTTTAATTTCAGGGTTTGCTAGAAACGGGTTAACCGATGAAGCACTCAAAGCGTTCAACAAATTACATGATCAAGAATTGGAATTAAACGTGGTGTCATGGACTTCAATCATATCTTGTTGCTCACAACATGGAAAAGACATTGAAGCCCTTAATCTATTCAGACAAATGCAAGATTCCGGAGTAAAACCGAATTATGTCACAATCCCTTGTTTACTTCCCGCATGTGGAAACATTGCAGCATTAAGTCACGGGAAATCCGCACATGGGTTCTCACTTAAAACCGGGATTTCAAATAATGTTTATGTAGGAACTGCTTTAATTGACATGTATGCTAACTGTGGAAGAATCAAATTAGCGCGTGTTTTTTTCGATCGAATGTCTGTTCGCAATATCGCATGTTGGAACGCAATAATGGGTGGGTATGCAATGCACGGGAACGCTACCCAAGTTCTTGAAATATTCAAATTAATGGAAAAAAGTGATCAAAAACCCGACTCTATTACTTTCACTTCTTTACTATCGGCGTGTAGTCATAGCGGTTTCACTTCACAAGGTCTACATTACTTTGACCGAATGACAAAAGATTATGAAATTAAACCGAGAATCGAGCATTACGCATGTTTGGTCACGCTTTTAGGGCGTGCGGGGAAAATACAAGACGCGTATTCGataattacaaaaatgccatttGAGCCCGATGGTTGTGTATGGGGAGCTTTACTTAGTTCTTGTAGAGTGCATCATGATATGGAAATCGGTAAATTGGCTGCTGAAAAATTATTCGAATTGGAACCGAATAATCCCGGGAATTATGTTTTGTTATCGAATATTTACGCGTGTAAAGGGTTATGGAAAGAGGTTGATAAAGTTAGGGATTTGATGAAATCAAAGGGAATGAGAAAGAATCCAGGGTGTAGTTGGATTGAGATAAAGAACAAGGTTCATATGCTTTTAGCAGGGGATCAATCACATCCTCAGATGATTCAAATTTTAGAAAAAATGGAGAATTTGGGTATGGAAATGAAGAAATTAGGGTGTTTTCCTGTTACTTCGTTTGTATTGCAAGATGTTGAAGATCAAGAAAAGGAGCATATTTTGTGTGGACATAGTGAAAAATTGGCTGTggttcttgggattttgaatactTCACGAGGTTCTAGTCTTCAAGTGATTAAAAACCTTAGGATTTGTGGGGATTgtcatgtttttattaaatttatatcGAGGTTTGAAGAACGGGAGATATTTGTTAGGGACACGAATCGGTTTCATCATTTTAAAGATGGATTGTGTTCATGTGGAGATTATTGGTGA